The sequence below is a genomic window from Rhizobium gallicum bv. gallicum R602sp.
CGAAGCAATCCGAGCCAAGCTTGCAAGGATTGGCATCGGTTCCGGTAAGACCTTCGAGTTCAAGGATCTGTCGCTCGAACATAAGGCAGAAATGCTGGCCGGCATGAAGCAAGGTGACGATAAAATCAACAAATGGCTGGCCAGCGGAAACGAACCCATCAACGGCTGGAACGTCAGTTCGCTGCTTGGCGATGAGGCCTTCTTCAACGGCGATTGGTTGATGCGGGCTGGGGCCGCCAAGGCCGGTCTCTATGGCAACGATGCCGCAGAGGCCATGTACCCCTTCACCCGAACGGATGCGACCGGTGAACCGCTCGACGGCAGCAAGCACAAGTACACCATCACCTTTCCGCCTGGCCAGTTGCCGCCTGTGCATTCGTTTTGGTCCGTGACGATGTACGACGGCAAGAGCCAGTTCCTGGTCAAGAATCCGATCAATCGCTACCTCATCAACTCTCCGATGTTGCCGGGGATGAAAAAGGACGCTGACGGTTCGCTGACGCTGTACATCCAGAAAGACAGCCCTGGTGCGGACAAGGAAGCCAACTGGCTTCCGGCCCCGGATGGCACAATCTATCTCGTGATGCGCCTGTACTGGCCGAAGACGGAAGCGCCTTCGATCCTGCCGGCGGGGAAAGGGACATGGCAGCCGCCCGGCGTGAAACGGGTCTCGTAGAAGACGCTGAACGCCGACGATAACTTGATTTCCCGCACAATCCTGCCCCTTTCTATCATGTGCAAAGGATGCCTCAGACGGGCCTGACAAACACAAAGCTGCTTTTGCTCTCTCCGCCGCTCGGCAAGGCAATCGTGGCCGTGGATCCTCGAAACTCGGCTGCGAGCGGCCGCATCATGTCGACCAGGGGATCCAGAAATTCCGAGAGCGCTTGCGGCCCCACTCTCGTCTGGCCGGACACAGCCAACAGAGCGGCCCTCTGCGCCAAATAGGCTTGGGCTTGAGGACCTAGAGTCGTCGGCACGGAATCACCTGGCCTTTTAAACGCTGTCGGATCGCTCACATATGTCCTTCTTCGGTGGTTTTCTGATTTAGCTGAAAGACAGGTGCCCATCTCGCTCTTGAAATGCCGGCACACTATGCTTCACGAAATTAGCTGATGACTTCTTGCCCACCGCGTGATCGCATCTTGGGGTGTAGGCGCGGGTCCGAAGAAATGTTCTTGTTTCGAAATATTCGAAACGTAGACGCCCTTCTTGAAGAACAGGAACATCTCGATCAGATCGTACCCAAGCTCGGAAAACAGCTTCACGGGCCGAGCGAGCAAGCGGAAAACCAACCATGGCACGACCCGAACCCTAAGACGTCTCTTCGTAATTTCGGAGACGATATCGGCGATCTCTTGCTGACTCTTGGGGCCATCGCGCCAGCCGACATCGATGGTTTGGTTGTTGATTTCACTGCCAGGAAACGTCGCGGCTTTGGCAAGATATGAGGCCAGATCATCTGTTAGAACATAGGACCACCTCGTGGTCTTATCGCCCATCGCCAGGAACCGGCCAGCTTTCACACCCTTCGCAATAAAGTCCGTACTCTGATCGAGAAATGTAGGCGCGCGGACAAATACATACGGCACCCCGGAGGCCTTGATCAGATCCTCGGCCACTTTCTTGGCGTGGAAATGCGGCACTGCAGACGCAGCCTCGCAGCTAACGATGCTGAGAAAGACAAATCGGCCAACTTTGGCTCTTGCCGCCGCCTCTATAAGGTTCTTGTTGCCCTGGAAATCCGTGTCGAGGCTTCCCTTCATGTAACTGTTAGCTGAACTGACGACGACGTCCACGCCCCGCAAAGCACGATCCAATGAAGCTGGATCCATCATGTCGCCGCGCACCCATTCGACGTCGGCGCTTTCATTTGAGGGCGCGCCCTTTCGCGACATCGCGACGACGGCAACGCTCGCATCAAGCGTCAAGTTGCGAAGAATCTTCGCTCCGAGGAACCCTGTTGCGCCGACGACCAGGACCTTCTTTTTCGCCGTCGCGCTTGAGCCTTCGATCTCGGCGAGTGCCTTCTTATCCGAGGCAGTCAAGGGATTTGCTGATAGAGGCAATCTAGTCTCCTGTCATGAACTAATATCGGTCCGGGCGCTCAGGACGGGGTAATCGATGTAGCCCTGTGCGGTGCCGCCGAAGAAGGTGTTGTGGTCTGCCTCGTTCATCGCTGCATTAGCCTTCAGCCGCACGACGAAGTCCGGATTGGCCAAGACCATCTGGCCATAGGCTTCGAGATCGGCCAGTCCCGAAGTCACGTCGACGCCGATCTGATCGTGCGGGCGACCCGGCCGGTTGAGGATCAGCGGTTGGTGCCAGAGCTTGCGGATGTTGGCGAGTAGCGGCTCGTCGCCTTGGTGCATGATGTGCATATAGGCGAGCCCGAGGTTGTCGAGTTCGGCGACGAGATGGCGATAAAGATCCGCCCCTTCAGCGCCTTCGTCAATTCCCCACATCGTCGTGCCGGGGGACAGTCGGATTGCAGTTCTGTCCGCACCGATCTCCTCGGCGATCGCCGTGGCGACCTCGATGGCGAAGCGGGCACGGTTCTCGATGGAGCCGCCATATTCGTCCGTGCGCGTGTTGGCACTCGGCGCGAAGAACTGCTGGACGAGGTAGGCGTTTGCGCCGTGAATCTCGATGCCGTCGGCGCCGGCCTCGATCGCTGAGCGGGCCGCGTGACGGAAATCGGCGACGGTTCGGCGCACTTCTTCGGTCGTCAGCGCGCGCGGCGCGGGAATGTCCTGCATCCCGGTCGCCGTGAACATGGCCGTCCCCGGCGCGATCGCGGACGGTGCGACGCCTTGGCGATGATGCGGCGTGTTGTCGGGATGCGACATACGCCCAGCGTGCATGAGCTGGATGAAGATGTGGCCGCCTTTATCGTGCACGGCGGACGTGATCTTGCGCCAGCCGGCGACATGGGCGGGCGTATAGATGCCGGGTGTGGTGAGATAGCCCTGGCCGTCATCCGAGGGCTGGGTGCCTTCAGTGACGATCAGGCCGAGCTCGGCGCGCTGAGCATAATATTCCATGGCCAGCTCGCCCGGCGTACCGTCGAAGCCGGCGCGGCTGCGAGTCATCGGGGCCATCACGAGGCGGTTCGGCAGAGCGTAGCGGCCGACGCGGACAGAGGTGAAGATGGGGTTCATTGTGGGCTCTCCATTGGCTGGAGCCCTTATCCACTATTCCAATCTAAGGATAATCGGGCAAAACTGAAATCAGTTTTCCATCTATGGCGCAATCACATGAGTCATTTGAACGATATGGCACTATTCGTGGAGGTCGCTAGAGCCAGGAGCTTTCGGAAGGCTGCGGAGGCTCTCGGCATGCCAAACTCCACTCTGTCGCGACGTGTCAGCGAATTGGAGAAGGCTATCGGGCTGAGGCTCCTACACCGCACGACGCGCAAGATCGAGCTCACCGAGGCCGGTCAGCTCTATTTTGAGCGGAGCAAGCGGATCGTCGACGAGGCACGGCTCGCACACGAACAGCTCGGCGCGATGCTTGAGCAGCCAAGCGGCGTCCTCCGGGTTTCGCTTCCGGTCGACCTCGCTACTTTTTACCTCACGCCGATCATCGGCGATTTCGCGCGGCATTATCCCGGCATCTCGTTCGAATTCGACCTGACCCCGCGCCGTGTCGATCTGGTCACCGAGCCGTTCGATGTGGCGATCCGCATAGGCAAAATGGCAGATTCCACTCTGATAACTCGCCTGATCGGGCGGCATTCGCTGCACCTCTATGCGTCTCCTGGCTATATCGA
It includes:
- a CDS encoding SDR family oxidoreductase — translated: MPLSANPLTASDKKALAEIEGSSATAKKKVLVVGATGFLGAKILRNLTLDASVAVVAMSRKGAPSNESADVEWVRGDMMDPASLDRALRGVDVVVSSANSYMKGSLDTDFQGNKNLIEAAARAKVGRFVFLSIVSCEAASAVPHFHAKKVAEDLIKASGVPYVFVRAPTFLDQSTDFIAKGVKAGRFLAMGDKTTRWSYVLTDDLASYLAKAATFPGSEINNQTIDVGWRDGPKSQQEIADIVSEITKRRLRVRVVPWLVFRLLARPVKLFSELGYDLIEMFLFFKKGVYVSNISKQEHFFGPAPTPQDAITRWARSHQLIS
- a CDS encoding LysR family transcriptional regulator, whose protein sequence is MSHLNDMALFVEVARARSFRKAAEALGMPNSTLSRRVSELEKAIGLRLLHRTTRKIELTEAGQLYFERSKRIVDEARLAHEQLGAMLEQPSGVLRVSLPVDLATFYLTPIIGDFARHYPGISFEFDLTPRRVDLVTEPFDVAIRIGKMADSTLITRLIGRHSLHLYASPGYIEASGEPATPAELAKHECIGMLRSPTWTLHREMNKVDVAVSGRFTLNSVGMIRALAVNHQGIALLPEKIVAEDLAFGRLRRILPEWQGSAVSIYAVTETRLIPAKTQRFIEFLSSRLMEA
- a CDS encoding alkene reductase — encoded protein: MNPIFTSVRVGRYALPNRLVMAPMTRSRAGFDGTPGELAMEYYAQRAELGLIVTEGTQPSDDGQGYLTTPGIYTPAHVAGWRKITSAVHDKGGHIFIQLMHAGRMSHPDNTPHHRQGVAPSAIAPGTAMFTATGMQDIPAPRALTTEEVRRTVADFRHAARSAIEAGADGIEIHGANAYLVQQFFAPSANTRTDEYGGSIENRARFAIEVATAIAEEIGADRTAIRLSPGTTMWGIDEGAEGADLYRHLVAELDNLGLAYMHIMHQGDEPLLANIRKLWHQPLILNRPGRPHDQIGVDVTSGLADLEAYGQMVLANPDFVVRLKANAAMNEADHNTFFGGTAQGYIDYPVLSARTDISS